The Sinobacterium norvegicum genome segment TTGTTTACGATCTGACCAACTTTATGGCGTATATGGCTGAGCCAATGAAAGAAGAGCGTAAGCGCCTAGGTGTTTATGTACTACTGTTCTTGTGTGTCATGTTTATCTTCGTCTATTTGCTTAACCGCGAATATTGGAAAGATATTCACTAAGCAATTGCAGTGATTAGCTTGACGGCAGCGGCATCAACTTGGTGCTGCTGTTTTTGTGTTTTTAAATATTGAGTTTCTGAGGGATTTTCAATGGGTGTAGTTGCAAAGCGTTCATCAATGACGTTTTTTTCGGACGGTGCTAGTCATTATAGTCACCGTGTACGTATCGTATTGGCCGAGAAAGGCGTCACCGTTGACATCGTTGATGTCGATGCCGATAACAAGCCGGCTGAACTGGCTGACTTAAACCCATACAATAGTTTACCGACGCTATTGGATCGTGACCTGGCGCTCTATGAGTCGAAGGTGATGATGGAGTATTTGGATGAGCGCTTCCCGCATCCGCCGTTACTGCCTGTTTACCCCGTTGCCCGTGGTCAGAGTCGTCTCTGGATGTATCGCATTGAGCGTGATTGGTGTCGCTTGGTAGATTTAATTGATAATCCGAAGACCAAGGCAAAAGAGGCTGATGCTGCTCGTAAAGAATTGCGT includes the following:
- a CDS encoding glutathione S-transferase N-terminal domain-containing protein, with amino-acid sequence MGVVAKRSSMTFFSDGASHYSHRVRIVLAEKGVTVDIVDVDADNKPAELADLNPYNSLPTLLDRDLALYESKVMMEYLDERFPHPPLLPVYPVARGQSRLWMYRIERDWCRLVDLIDNPKTKAKEADAARKELRESLSGVAPIFDDKPYFMSDEFTLVDCCLAPILWRLPKLGVEIAKTKQTTPLFKYMDLIFARESFQASLSEAELDMRTQLKS